The window ATGACAAGGAGGTAAACCACGAACTTCGAGAAATAATCGTCAGCAGCGCTCCGAGAGACACCATAAAACTTGCTTATGTGCTGACTCCCAAAAAGGAGCTGGTGACTGAGAAAAAGCCGGACTGGGCCAATGATTTCGAGACGGTCTTTTACGACTCCCTCTGGGACTTTCTTACCGACGGCAATATTTCGTTATCACTGGCCTTTCAGGGAGCCTCCAAAAACATAGCGGAGATGTTCTCTAGGCTCTACTACTACCTTGAGACTCAGATGCTGGTCAACATAGACTATGCCGATTTATTCAACATGATACGTGGGGGAAACGTTGGGATCCTGCGCCTCCTTGACCGAGTAGACTTCAACTGGCACTGGGGCATCTGGGACCGGGGCCTAATTGGAATTCTTGTTGGAAGGGAGTTCCCGCTCAAGGACGCTCACGGGATACTCGGTCGCTTTCAAGATATACTTAAGGAGAAAGACATAATATGGGGAGTCATTATGGAGGATGATCTGACGAGAGATGTTGAGATACTGGCATTGCTCGTTAAGAGGTGGTAGAATGAAGGCTGTTCTCTTCGATATCGATGGAACGATACTAACTGAGGAGCCTCTGATAATGCTCTTCCTTCCGCAGGTCTACGATAAGCTCTCTAGAAAGCTTGGAATCAGCAAGGACGAGGCAAGGGAGAGATTCCTCTCAGAGATACTCGGCAGGAGGGACAGTTACGACTGGCACGATTGGAACTTCTTTTTCAAACTGTTTGACCTCGATTTGAAATATGAGGAGCTTCTCGAGAGGTATCCCCACAAACTTCAGGTTTATCCGGACACTATTCCTACCCTGGAATGGCTGAGGGATACCGGCTATAAGCTTGGTATTGTGACGAGCGGACCGAAATATCAGAGGCTCAAGCTTAAGCTCACCGGTCTTCTGGATTACTTCGACGTCGTCATTACACGGGACGACGTCAACGCCATAAAACCCGAGCCTAAAATCTTCCTCTACACCATTGAAAGGCTCGGAGTCGAGCCCGGTGAAGCTGTTATGGTCGGCGACTCCCTCAGCCAAGACGTTTATGGCGCCAAGAGCGTCGGTATGACCGCCGTGTGGATAAACCGTAATGGTGATAGGGGCTACAACATGGCTGATTACGAGATTAGAACCCTTTACGAGCTTAGAAAGATTTTGGGTGGTGAAAGATGAAGGAAATATTCAATGCTAAGGGCCTTTTTGTTAAGTATATCGAAAAGAAGGTGAAGCTCGAGAACGGCGACGAGCTGACCCACAGGAGCGAGGAACCGACGGAGCTCTGGTGGAAGCTGAAGGAAGCTGTGAAGGGCAAGAAGGTTAGAATCATTGTCTATGAGATCGAGGAATGAGCTATGATAGCGCATCTAATAAACACCGATATCGGGAACAGAGGAGTGCTGAAGGTTTACCTCGACTACAGGAGGAAGAACTTTAATTTTTTACATAATTCTACAAAGATGTTCTTAGACAATCTCGAGCGGGTTCTCATAGTTACGGGCTTTCCCATTCCACCAATGATGGTGGCCGAAACTGACGGGCCACCGGGAGCACTGGCCATTTATCGCGCCGTTGAGATGCTTGGAGGAAAGGCTGAAATCCTGACGTATTCAGAGGTCGAAAAGGCTCTCGAACCCTTCGGCGTTTCCCTTGCCAGGACTCCTGAGCCAGAGGATTACTCCCTGATAATCAGCGTCGAGACCCCGGGTAGGGCTGCCGACGGTAGATACTACTCCATGAGTGCCCTGGAGATAAAGAGAGATCCCCTGGATGGCATCTTTCTCAAAGCGAGAGCCCTTGGAATTCCCACGATAGGGGTAGGCGACGGAGGCAACGAGATTGGCATGGGAAAAATCCGGGAGCTGGTTGTGGGTCACGTTCCACACGGAGAGAAGATAGCGAGTGTTGTCGAGACGGACGAGCTCATAGTTTCCGCCGTCTCCAATTGGGGGGCCTACGGCTTGGTTGCTCAAGCATCGATTGAAGTTGGAAGAAATCTCCTCGAGGGGTGGGACGAGAGAAGAGTTATTGAGGCCATCTCCAGCGCTGGGTTAATAGACGGCGTCTCAAAGACCTTGGCTCCGAGCGTGGACGGGATACGTTTAATGGTTCACGAAGGAATCGTTGAGCTTTTAAAGGCAGTAGTCGATGAAGCCATTTAGGTGGTTGAATGGAGCTGGACGCGTTCATAACTGATAAGAAAACTCTCAAATTGATAGAACGTGCCAGAGAATTTGCTATGAGCTTCTTTGAACGCGAGGGGACCCACGGCTTCAGCCA of the Thermococcus onnurineus NA1 genome contains:
- a CDS encoding DUF4392 domain-containing protein, whose product is MIAHLINTDIGNRGVLKVYLDYRRKNFNFLHNSTKMFLDNLERVLIVTGFPIPPMMVAETDGPPGALAIYRAVEMLGGKAEILTYSEVEKALEPFGVSLARTPEPEDYSLIISVETPGRAADGRYYSMSALEIKRDPLDGIFLKARALGIPTIGVGDGGNEIGMGKIRELVVGHVPHGEKIASVVETDELIVSAVSNWGAYGLVAQASIEVGRNLLEGWDERRVIEAISSAGLIDGVSKTLAPSVDGIRLMVHEGIVELLKAVVDEAI
- a CDS encoding TIGR02253 family HAD-type hydrolase — translated: MKAVLFDIDGTILTEEPLIMLFLPQVYDKLSRKLGISKDEARERFLSEILGRRDSYDWHDWNFFFKLFDLDLKYEELLERYPHKLQVYPDTIPTLEWLRDTGYKLGIVTSGPKYQRLKLKLTGLLDYFDVVITRDDVNAIKPEPKIFLYTIERLGVEPGEAVMVGDSLSQDVYGAKSVGMTAVWINRNGDRGYNMADYEIRTLYELRKILGGER